A portion of the Actomonas aquatica genome contains these proteins:
- a CDS encoding methyl-accepting chemotaxis protein, protein MPLLKSLTISQLLTRCSVLTVVSLASILGVSFWGLDHVVTDAEEVIVGNEVQSLVAHREIDHLEWVQRLADVFTNEAATAVKVQTDPHKCAFGQWFYGPDRGELVQQAPGLAPLLDDIEPVHNQLHATAEGIAEHYRRPHPGLLLQLKQLQVAHLQWVQQLNQSFAVRVASSDATDADAVAAADVAARLEKDPTRCALGHYVADPATVALRQSFPELDRALRQLEAPHRALHQSAASIESALRGNALSQALEIYETTTLPSLALVSEELDRAIAAENRAVAGFDAARALFNAETLPALAAMREKLNALSTASQRLILTDTAMLQAATATRFTLVAVGAAVGAVIVILLVFTSHHITRLLRRIAHRLQASSNEVATAAGQVASGSETLAEGSSEQAASLEETTATLEELSAQTRSNVDGAREARDLARRSSAVVETAGRKMTTLATTMREVADTSEAMSKIIKSIDEIAFQTNLLALNAAVEAARAGEAGAGFAVVADEVRNLAMRATQAAVDTTALIEGAKTKVHAGTTLTTECREGFDEIGQVVLEITTHVDRIFEASEQQDIGIQQIRDAAVQMDHVTQSSASNAEESAAAAQELSMQSQQLHTQTVELLALVDRARDGAATTTFAAPAGPSRPTAARPALAAAGHS, encoded by the coding sequence ATGCCTTTGCTGAAATCACTCACCATTTCCCAGCTCCTCACCCGCTGTTCGGTTTTAACCGTGGTTTCTCTCGCCTCGATCCTCGGGGTCAGTTTCTGGGGGCTCGATCACGTCGTGACGGATGCCGAAGAGGTCATCGTTGGCAACGAGGTGCAATCCCTGGTCGCTCATCGCGAGATCGACCACTTGGAGTGGGTGCAGCGACTGGCCGACGTCTTTACCAACGAAGCCGCCACCGCGGTGAAGGTGCAGACCGACCCACACAAGTGTGCATTCGGCCAGTGGTTCTACGGCCCGGACCGCGGGGAGCTCGTGCAACAGGCCCCCGGGCTGGCTCCGCTGTTGGACGACATCGAACCCGTCCACAATCAACTCCACGCCACCGCCGAAGGCATCGCCGAGCACTACCGCCGTCCCCACCCCGGCCTGTTGCTTCAGCTCAAACAACTGCAGGTCGCTCATCTGCAATGGGTCCAGCAACTCAACCAATCCTTCGCGGTCCGCGTCGCCTCCAGCGATGCCACCGATGCCGATGCCGTGGCTGCGGCCGACGTCGCCGCGCGCTTGGAGAAAGACCCCACCCGCTGCGCCCTCGGTCACTACGTGGCCGATCCGGCCACTGTCGCGCTGCGCCAGTCTTTCCCCGAACTCGATCGGGCGCTCCGCCAACTCGAGGCCCCGCACCGCGCACTCCATCAGTCCGCCGCCAGCATCGAGTCCGCCCTGCGCGGTAACGCGCTCTCTCAAGCGTTAGAGATTTACGAGACCACCACCCTGCCGTCCCTCGCGCTCGTCAGCGAAGAACTCGATCGCGCCATCGCGGCCGAAAACCGCGCAGTCGCGGGCTTCGATGCCGCGCGGGCGCTGTTCAACGCCGAAACCCTGCCGGCCCTCGCCGCCATGCGGGAGAAACTCAACGCCCTCTCCACCGCCAGCCAACGTCTCATCCTCACGGATACCGCCATGCTGCAGGCAGCCACCGCCACGCGATTCACGCTGGTCGCCGTCGGCGCCGCGGTCGGCGCCGTGATCGTCATCCTGCTCGTCTTCACCAGCCACCACATCACCCGCTTGCTCCGCCGGATCGCCCATCGGCTCCAGGCCTCCTCCAACGAGGTCGCCACCGCCGCCGGTCAGGTCGCCTCCGGCAGCGAAACCCTCGCCGAGGGCTCCAGCGAACAAGCCGCCTCCCTCGAGGAAACCACCGCCACCCTCGAAGAACTCTCCGCCCAAACCCGGAGCAACGTCGATGGTGCCCGTGAAGCCCGCGATCTCGCTCGCCGCTCCAGCGCCGTGGTGGAAACCGCCGGTCGCAAAATGACCACCCTCGCCACCACCATGCGCGAGGTCGCCGACACCAGCGAAGCCATGTCGAAGATCATCAAGTCCATCGACGAGATCGCCTTCCAAACCAACTTGCTGGCCCTCAATGCCGCCGTCGAAGCCGCCCGCGCTGGCGAAGCCGGAGCCGGTTTTGCCGTGGTCGCCGACGAGGTGCGCAACCTCGCGATGCGCGCCACCCAAGCCGCCGTGGATACCACCGCCCTCATCGAAGGCGCCAAAACCAAGGTGCACGCGGGCACCACCCTCACCACCGAATGCCGCGAAGGCTTCGATGAGATCGGCCAAGTGGTCCTCGAAATCACCACGCACGTGGATCGGATTTTTGAAGCCTCCGAGCAACAGGACATCGGCATCCAACAAATCCGCGACGCCGCCGTGCAGATGGATCATGTCACCCAATCCAGCGCGTCCAATGCCGAGGAGTCGGCCGCCGCGGCCCAGGAACTCAGCATGCAATCGCAGCAACTCCACACCCAGACCGTCGAGCTGCTCGCCCTGGTCGACCGAGCCCGGGACGGCGCCGCGACGACGACGTTTGCCGCCCCCGCCGGCCCCTCCCGCCCGACAGCCGCCCGACCCGCGCTCGCGGCCGCCGGTCATTCCTGA
- a CDS encoding tetratricopeptide repeat protein, giving the protein MWVGLYARLRHLFAAFTFPLAALAENPPTFVADVAPILAANCVECHRADGIGPFPLVTYREARRRARQIAEVTASGYMPPWKPDPNHGPALQGERRLSPAAIATLQAWHEAGAPSGDLDAFTPPPLPTGDWTLGEPDLEVTFDDPFVVPAEGTDIFRNFVIRLPLDERRYIRAVEFLPESALVVHHAIIAFDSTDESRMLDAADPGPGFASMDTGGGVHPNGHIIGWTPGQHPYEVHPGTAFAVEPGTDLVLQLHLLPSGRPEPLAPRIGLHFATEPPTHTGFSLLLREDDIYLPAGSRGIVVAESIILPADAAVLGMYPHAHYLGQDMRITATLPDGEQRWLLHIPDWDFNWQSDYRYEEPLPLPAGTRIDMRYTYDNSAANPRNPHHPPIDVHAGNSSFDEMGSIAIQFLLDSATDLPKFHETQSRYQIASGDTSPDALFNLAVAIDQQGRVADAIAAYQNVLAVAPEHPFALNNLASLRERRGELDAARALYAQVREIDPTLLEPHLNLARLQVRSDDPAAAIATLSAALEHLPAALDPRVQLASLQLQQRQARRAVDTLEAGLAWHGTDPRYRFQLGQTLLAVGRTRSAEEQFTATLAAPIQVDGQIDGPNTVRLHVEAHLSLAQLAQRRGDTTAAHAQRAVAAKLLRARAQQLRQAGQVTEAEQLESRAENL; this is encoded by the coding sequence TTGTGGGTCGGGCTTTACGCCCGACTCCGACATCTGTTCGCCGCCTTCACCTTCCCTCTCGCCGCGCTCGCCGAGAACCCGCCGACCTTCGTCGCCGATGTTGCACCCATTCTTGCGGCCAACTGCGTCGAGTGTCACCGCGCCGACGGCATCGGTCCGTTCCCGCTCGTCACCTACCGCGAGGCGCGCCGCCGTGCGCGTCAGATCGCCGAGGTCACCGCCTCCGGCTACATGCCGCCGTGGAAACCCGATCCCAACCACGGCCCCGCCCTCCAAGGCGAACGCCGCCTCTCCCCTGCCGCCATCGCCACGCTCCAAGCCTGGCACGAAGCCGGTGCGCCGTCCGGCGACCTCGATGCCTTTACGCCCCCGCCGCTGCCCACCGGCGACTGGACCCTCGGCGAACCCGACCTCGAGGTCACCTTCGACGACCCCTTTGTTGTGCCCGCCGAAGGCACCGACATTTTTCGCAACTTCGTCATTCGCCTGCCGCTCGACGAACGCCGCTACATCCGCGCCGTTGAGTTCCTGCCCGAGTCCGCGCTGGTCGTGCACCACGCCATCATCGCCTTCGATTCGACCGACGAAAGTCGCATGCTCGACGCCGCCGATCCTGGTCCCGGTTTTGCCTCCATGGACACCGGCGGCGGCGTTCACCCTAACGGTCACATCATTGGCTGGACGCCCGGCCAACATCCCTACGAGGTCCATCCCGGCACCGCCTTTGCCGTCGAGCCCGGCACCGACCTCGTCCTGCAACTGCACCTGCTCCCCTCCGGTCGCCCAGAGCCACTGGCCCCGCGCATCGGACTTCACTTCGCCACAGAGCCGCCGACCCACACCGGCTTCAGTCTGCTCCTGCGCGAAGACGATATCTATCTGCCCGCCGGCTCACGCGGCATCGTGGTGGCCGAATCGATCATCCTCCCGGCCGACGCCGCCGTGCTGGGCATGTATCCACACGCCCACTACCTCGGCCAGGACATGCGCATCACCGCCACGCTGCCCGACGGTGAGCAGCGCTGGCTGCTGCACATCCCCGATTGGGATTTTAACTGGCAGAGCGACTACCGCTACGAGGAACCGCTGCCCCTGCCCGCCGGCACGCGCATCGACATGCGCTACACCTACGACAACAGCGCCGCCAATCCCCGGAACCCGCACCACCCTCCCATCGACGTGCACGCCGGCAACAGTTCCTTCGACGAGATGGGCTCCATCGCGATTCAGTTCCTGCTCGATAGCGCTACCGACCTGCCCAAGTTCCACGAAACCCAGTCGCGCTACCAAATCGCTTCCGGCGACACCTCCCCCGACGCCCTCTTCAACCTCGCCGTCGCCATCGATCAACAGGGCCGCGTCGCCGACGCCATCGCCGCTTACCAGAACGTCCTCGCCGTCGCGCCCGAGCATCCCTTCGCGCTCAACAACCTGGCCAGCCTGCGCGAACGCCGCGGCGAGCTCGACGCCGCCCGCGCGCTCTACGCCCAAGTCCGTGAGATCGATCCCACGCTGCTTGAACCGCACCTGAACCTCGCCCGCCTACAGGTCCGGTCCGACGATCCCGCCGCCGCGATCGCGACACTTTCCGCCGCCCTCGAGCACCTGCCCGCCGCCCTCGATCCGCGCGTGCAACTCGCCTCGCTGCAGTTGCAGCAACGCCAGGCCCGCCGCGCCGTCGATACCCTCGAAGCCGGCCTCGCTTGGCATGGCACCGATCCGCGCTACCGCTTCCAGCTCGGCCAAACCCTGCTCGCCGTCGGCCGCACGCGCAGCGCAGAGGAACAGTTCACCGCGACCCTCGCCGCGCCGATCCAGGTCGACGGCCAGATCGATGGACCCAACACCGTCCGCCTCCACGTCGAGGCCCACCTCAGCCTGGCCCAACTGGCGCAACGCCGCGGCGACACGACCGCCGCCCACGCCCAACGCGCCGTCGCCGCCAAGCTCCTGCGCGCACGCGCCCAGCAGCTGCGCCAAGCCGGTCAGGTGACCGAAGCAGAGCAATTGGAGTCACGCGCGGAGAATCTCTAG
- a CDS encoding ABC transporter permease, producing the protein MTTTERFRWVRTKLRRLFRRGQQEAAMDAEMQFHFDQLVAEFRASGLSEAAAHRAALREFGTTDAYREEMRDTWRWPALADLWRDLRFAARSLLRTPGFALLAILTLGLGVGVNTAMFSVVNGVALKPLPYRDADQVDRIYRRTSAEPTGALSVPDYREFRAAASSIYSEIAGFSFGDVSLADEGQPAQFASGMRVSAEFFQLLGLPPVQGRAFQLDETQRGNDAVVILSNRLWQNNFGSRPDILGQQIRIDGRAHTVVGVMPATFNEWRHWGWVDLFRPLAFSTAAESAREQPTVGVIARRAPDIDAATANAFVSNFGERLARDYPELHAESAFYTRTLPDTVTGFDTKITLSMLLGLSGFVVLIACSNLANFLLARTMARSREHAVRAALGASRAQLLRPLLAESLLLALAGSALAVVCAIGASDWLRVRSTGDNGEQVIFALDWSVLGWALLCSLLTAIAFGLAPSLFTLRLDLNNALKSGGRGTTGSRRQNRLRHLLIVGQFALAMVLLTGSAVFVSALSDLNERREGWDSERLVTGTFLLPEARYDTPDAITAFQDRALERLRALPGVNQAAFSTHPPFFSWSETRRFIVDRQERPAPGREPAAVVNVTTPDYLATVQTPLLSGRDFALTDRADSTPVMLINADLAQVLFGNADPLGQRLAFVADGSPQWIEVVGVVGNVRNSEAEAASIPHQVYLPMAQRPAAYHEIAVRTASGNPDAMVPAIRSIFTELDPDLPIRDLKSADQRIARFNYQVGVLRDMLTAFATLGTALAAIGIFGVITRTMAQRRHEFGVRLALGAQVSDITRLVLGSGVRLALTGAIIGLVGGVGLSKLLAIGFPNMDLARPAVMAFTALGLIGIALLACYLPARRASRIDPVESLRAE; encoded by the coding sequence GTGACCACCACTGAACGTTTTCGCTGGGTGCGCACCAAGCTCCGCCGCCTCTTCCGCCGGGGCCAGCAAGAGGCGGCCATGGATGCCGAGATGCAGTTCCATTTTGATCAACTGGTCGCCGAGTTTCGCGCTTCGGGCCTGAGCGAAGCCGCCGCCCATCGCGCAGCCCTCCGCGAGTTTGGCACCACGGATGCCTACCGCGAAGAGATGCGCGACACTTGGCGTTGGCCGGCCCTCGCCGACCTGTGGCGCGACCTGCGCTTCGCCGCCCGCTCTCTCCTGCGCACGCCCGGGTTTGCGTTGCTCGCCATCCTCACCCTCGGCCTCGGTGTCGGCGTCAACACCGCCATGTTCAGCGTGGTCAACGGCGTCGCGCTCAAGCCGCTGCCCTATCGTGACGCCGATCAGGTCGACCGCATCTACCGTCGCACCAGCGCCGAACCCACCGGCGCGCTGTCGGTGCCCGACTACCGTGAGTTCCGCGCCGCGGCCTCGTCGATCTACTCCGAGATCGCCGGCTTCAGCTTCGGCGACGTGAGCCTCGCCGATGAAGGCCAGCCCGCCCAGTTCGCCTCCGGCATGCGTGTGTCGGCGGAGTTCTTCCAACTACTGGGTCTGCCACCCGTGCAGGGACGTGCGTTTCAGCTCGATGAAACCCAGCGCGGCAACGATGCCGTGGTCATCCTCAGCAATCGCCTCTGGCAAAACAATTTTGGCAGTCGCCCCGACATCCTCGGTCAGCAGATCCGCATCGATGGCCGTGCCCACACGGTCGTCGGCGTCATGCCCGCGACCTTCAACGAATGGCGGCACTGGGGCTGGGTGGACCTCTTTCGCCCCCTCGCCTTCTCCACCGCCGCTGAGTCCGCGCGCGAGCAACCGACCGTCGGCGTGATCGCCCGCCGCGCTCCCGACATCGATGCCGCCACCGCCAATGCGTTTGTGAGCAATTTCGGCGAGCGACTCGCCCGCGATTACCCCGAACTCCACGCCGAGAGCGCCTTCTACACCCGGACGCTACCGGACACCGTCACGGGCTTCGATACGAAGATCACGCTAAGCATGTTGCTCGGCCTGTCCGGCTTCGTGGTGCTGATCGCCTGCTCCAACCTCGCCAACTTCCTCCTCGCCCGGACCATGGCCCGCTCTCGCGAGCACGCCGTGCGCGCCGCCCTCGGCGCTTCCCGTGCCCAATTGCTGCGCCCGCTGCTGGCCGAGTCCCTGTTGCTCGCTCTCGCCGGCTCGGCGCTCGCCGTGGTGTGCGCCATCGGAGCCAGCGACTGGCTGCGGGTGCGCAGCACCGGCGACAATGGCGAGCAGGTGATCTTTGCCCTCGATTGGAGCGTGCTCGGCTGGGCCCTGCTCTGCTCGCTGCTCACCGCCATCGCGTTTGGCCTCGCGCCGTCCCTCTTCACCCTGCGTCTCGACCTCAACAACGCCCTCAAGAGCGGCGGACGCGGCACCACCGGCAGCCGCCGCCAAAACCGCCTGCGCCACCTGCTCATCGTCGGTCAATTCGCCCTCGCCATGGTGCTGCTCACCGGGTCGGCCGTCTTCGTCTCCGCCCTCTCCGACCTCAACGAACGCCGCGAGGGCTGGGACTCCGAGCGCCTCGTCACCGGCACCTTTCTACTGCCCGAAGCCCGCTACGACACGCCGGATGCCATCACCGCTTTTCAGGACCGCGCGCTGGAACGCCTGCGTGCCCTGCCCGGTGTTAACCAAGCCGCCTTTTCCACCCATCCGCCCTTCTTCAGCTGGTCCGAGACGCGCCGCTTCATTGTCGACCGACAGGAACGCCCGGCCCCCGGCCGCGAACCCGCCGCGGTGGTCAACGTGACCACCCCCGACTACCTCGCCACGGTGCAGACGCCGTTGCTCAGCGGACGTGATTTCGCCCTCACCGACCGCGCCGATTCGACGCCGGTCATGCTCATCAACGCCGACCTCGCCCAAGTCCTCTTTGGCAACGCCGATCCCCTCGGCCAACGCCTCGCCTTCGTCGCCGACGGTTCACCGCAATGGATCGAGGTCGTGGGCGTGGTGGGCAACGTGCGCAACTCCGAGGCCGAAGCCGCCAGCATTCCGCACCAGGTTTACCTGCCCATGGCCCAACGCCCCGCCGCTTACCACGAGATCGCCGTGCGCACCGCCAGCGGCAACCCCGACGCCATGGTGCCGGCCATCCGCAGCATCTTCACGGAACTCGATCCCGACCTGCCCATTCGCGATCTCAAGAGCGCCGACCAACGCATCGCCCGCTTCAACTATCAGGTCGGCGTGCTGCGCGACATGCTCACTGCCTTCGCCACTCTCGGCACCGCGCTCGCCGCCATCGGCATCTTCGGCGTCATCACCCGCACCATGGCGCAGCGCCGCCATGAGTTTGGCGTGCGCCTCGCGCTCGGTGCGCAGGTGAGCGACATCACCCGACTGGTCCTCGGCTCCGGCGTGCGCCTCGCGCTCACCGGCGCCATCATCGGACTCGTGGGCGGCGTCGGCCTGTCAAAGCTTCTGGCTATCGGCTTCCCCAACATGGATCTCGCCCGCCCCGCCGTCATGGCCTTCACCGCGCTCGGCCTCATCGGCATCGCGCTGCTCGCCTGCTACCTGCCGGCCCGCCGCGCCTCCCGCATCGACCCCGTGGAATCGCTCCGCGCGGAGTGA
- a CDS encoding MFS transporter — protein sequence MAATPSAAAANPAADPTSEKLSVLEKTGFGVGDLASNLLFQTFNMFLLFFYTDVVGLGAGAIFWIFAVAKIWDMVNDPMMGAIADRTRTRWGAYRPYIFLLAIPYGISAYLLFTVPDLSDTAKIFYCGFTYILATMIYTGINIPYCALMGVMTPNIQERTAVSQYRFFLAFAGGWLINTFMVPLVTLFGDKPDSPTYNEEIGYDPVSGYPTAMIVFGVLATLLFFMTFFTTKERVKPVVAQKSRFRDDWNDLMGNRPWFILFISAVLNLGNVAVRNGAMIYFLSYCIEGGSTLLFTVNFGFFELEVTRTVLFMSLGQLATMLGVLPTKYLTKRFDKRTLYIWFMVLQGASYAAIYFVPADNFSLTMVFHLLGMFCAGPGPVIVFAMYADVADYSEWKNNRRATGLIIATILFAIKGGLWIGAQFNALVLWLIGYTKETATNPEVVHGLKLLFTWAPGLLAAGAGILLLKYTISDAQLKQIETDLQARKAAADA from the coding sequence ATGGCTGCTACCCCTTCTGCTGCTGCGGCGAATCCCGCGGCGGACCCCACTTCGGAAAAACTGTCGGTGTTGGAAAAGACCGGCTTCGGCGTCGGAGACCTCGCGTCGAATCTACTCTTCCAAACCTTCAACATGTTCCTGCTCTTCTTCTACACCGACGTGGTCGGTTTGGGAGCGGGCGCGATCTTCTGGATCTTCGCGGTGGCGAAGATTTGGGACATGGTGAACGACCCGATGATGGGTGCCATCGCCGACCGCACGCGCACGCGCTGGGGCGCTTACCGACCCTACATTTTCCTGCTGGCGATTCCCTACGGCATCTCGGCCTACCTGCTCTTCACGGTGCCGGATCTGTCGGACACGGCGAAGATCTTCTACTGCGGGTTCACCTACATCCTCGCGACCATGATCTACACGGGCATCAACATCCCGTATTGCGCGCTCATGGGGGTCATGACGCCCAACATTCAGGAGCGCACGGCGGTGTCGCAGTATCGCTTCTTCCTGGCCTTCGCCGGGGGCTGGTTGATCAACACCTTCATGGTGCCGCTGGTGACGCTTTTCGGCGACAAACCCGACTCACCCACCTACAACGAAGAGATCGGTTACGATCCAGTGAGTGGATACCCGACGGCGATGATTGTCTTCGGCGTGCTGGCCACCTTGCTGTTCTTCATGACCTTCTTCACCACCAAGGAGCGGGTGAAGCCGGTGGTGGCGCAGAAGTCGCGTTTTCGCGATGACTGGAACGACCTGATGGGCAATCGCCCGTGGTTCATCCTCTTCATTTCCGCCGTGCTCAACCTCGGCAACGTGGCGGTGCGCAACGGCGCGATGATCTACTTCCTGAGCTACTGCATCGAGGGCGGAAGCACCCTGTTGTTCACGGTCAACTTCGGCTTCTTCGAACTCGAGGTCACCCGCACGGTGTTGTTCATGTCGCTCGGTCAGCTGGCGACGATGCTCGGCGTCTTGCCCACCAAGTATCTCACCAAACGCTTCGATAAACGCACCCTCTACATCTGGTTCATGGTGCTGCAGGGCGCGTCCTACGCGGCGATCTATTTTGTGCCGGCCGACAACTTTTCGCTCACGATGGTTTTCCATCTGCTCGGCATGTTCTGCGCCGGACCGGGTCCGGTGATCGTCTTCGCGATGTATGCCGATGTGGCCGACTACTCGGAGTGGAAAAACAACCGCCGCGCCACCGGTCTCATCATCGCGACCATTCTCTTCGCCATCAAAGGCGGCCTGTGGATCGGCGCGCAGTTCAACGCGCTGGTGCTGTGGCTGATCGGTTACACGAAGGAGACCGCCACCAATCCCGAGGTCGTGCACGGCCTCAAGCTGCTCTTCACCTGGGCGCCCGGTCTGCTGGCCGCCGGAGCCGGTATCCTGTTGCTCAAATACACCATCAGCGATGCACAGCTGAAGCAGATCGAGACCGACCTGCAGGCGCGCAAAGCCGCAGCCGACGCCTGA
- a CDS encoding AGE family epimerase/isomerase, with product MPTFIAKESGLEVAFGGGHLALGLSASATEGDWRPVTLEPEEEVTFRIAAPGLMGRLSWSQHSAERWDYTCTFSSERPVRLRLGFDLRKGTGAFHLIPACLFGDNNHDLVRRNEFPTLHEVVDGDQAAAPLWEFRADRAACPVSLLCTEAGVVGLSIDPYSEDATAPEGFVRNGLFSALPQQGGVSLGYGNDPLTYENKTLFSAPTAHRSRQLQATGSLYLLPKAERSAAHRIVRDLHGRLREPATPRRTAAAATRALAERFIDTNWSEEFGNYSNLACRVPVDTELKAWRPVSEIGWSGGGVFAYPLMVAAQRMGDLVFPKTGARILDEIIAGWDEKGGLFDDVAGPSLVGVPGQGGKIVEGGINGWWSGFMPHTLNRHTAYTNGHAAYYLLKCARWAKEQGAERADWVEAAGRVLETVMTLQRDDGAFGYLFSAEQREVVDWDGFAGCWFAAALPLAYELTGETRYLESARRALRYYGRFVAELNCYGCPMDTYKSVDQEGILGFVQAARNLHAATGEAEWLAQLQAGAEYEFLWRYAYRARPEYAPLKDSKWNSCGGSVTSVSNPHIHPMGLVITEPLLYLAEQTGDPYYRQRAEEGVAWALHTLELYPEVSGYGAYGLLTERYCPSDGLVIERFADSGAPSSLWWSYNAWAAANVLEGLLEYQRWGEAVD from the coding sequence ATGCCCACATTCATTGCAAAGGAGTCCGGCCTGGAGGTCGCGTTTGGCGGAGGGCATCTGGCCCTGGGTCTGAGTGCGAGTGCGACGGAGGGCGACTGGCGGCCCGTGACCTTGGAACCGGAGGAGGAGGTGACGTTTCGGATCGCGGCGCCGGGGCTGATGGGGCGCCTCAGCTGGAGCCAGCACTCGGCCGAGCGTTGGGATTACACCTGCACCTTTTCCAGCGAGCGTCCGGTGCGCCTGCGCCTGGGCTTCGACCTGCGTAAAGGCACCGGCGCGTTTCATCTCATCCCGGCCTGCCTCTTTGGTGACAACAACCACGATCTGGTGCGACGGAACGAGTTTCCCACCCTGCATGAGGTGGTGGACGGAGATCAGGCGGCGGCGCCGTTGTGGGAGTTTCGCGCCGATCGCGCGGCCTGTCCGGTATCCCTCCTTTGCACGGAGGCCGGTGTGGTGGGCCTGTCGATCGATCCCTACTCCGAGGATGCGACGGCGCCGGAGGGCTTTGTGCGCAACGGGCTGTTCAGTGCGTTGCCGCAACAGGGCGGGGTGAGCCTCGGCTACGGCAACGATCCGCTGACGTATGAGAATAAAACGTTGTTCAGCGCGCCCACCGCTCATCGGAGCCGACAGCTCCAAGCGACGGGGTCGCTGTATTTGCTGCCCAAGGCCGAGCGGTCGGCAGCCCATCGGATTGTGCGCGATCTGCACGGGAGGCTACGCGAACCGGCGACGCCGCGGCGCACGGCCGCCGCAGCGACGCGGGCGCTGGCGGAGCGATTCATCGATACGAACTGGAGCGAGGAGTTCGGCAACTACAGCAACCTGGCTTGTAGGGTTCCGGTGGATACAGAGCTGAAGGCCTGGCGACCGGTTTCGGAGATCGGTTGGTCGGGTGGTGGCGTTTTCGCTTATCCTCTGATGGTGGCGGCGCAGCGCATGGGGGACCTGGTGTTTCCGAAAACCGGCGCACGGATCCTTGATGAGATCATCGCCGGGTGGGATGAAAAGGGTGGGCTGTTTGATGATGTGGCGGGGCCCAGCCTGGTGGGGGTGCCCGGTCAGGGGGGCAAGATTGTCGAGGGCGGCATCAACGGCTGGTGGTCGGGTTTCATGCCCCATACCCTGAACCGCCACACTGCCTACACCAACGGACATGCGGCCTACTACCTTCTTAAGTGCGCGCGTTGGGCCAAGGAGCAGGGGGCGGAGCGAGCGGATTGGGTGGAAGCCGCGGGGCGGGTGCTCGAGACGGTGATGACGCTGCAGCGGGACGATGGGGCCTTTGGTTATCTCTTCAGCGCCGAGCAGCGGGAGGTGGTTGACTGGGACGGCTTTGCCGGCTGTTGGTTCGCGGCGGCGCTGCCCTTGGCCTATGAGCTCACGGGGGAGACGCGCTATCTGGAATCTGCGCGGCGCGCACTGCGCTACTACGGACGCTTTGTGGCGGAGCTCAACTGCTACGGGTGTCCGATGGATACCTACAAGAGTGTGGATCAGGAAGGCATCCTGGGCTTTGTGCAGGCGGCGCGGAACTTACATGCCGCCACGGGCGAAGCGGAGTGGTTGGCCCAATTGCAAGCCGGAGCGGAATACGAGTTTCTCTGGCGTTATGCCTACCGGGCGCGGCCGGAGTATGCGCCGTTGAAGGACTCGAAGTGGAACTCCTGTGGTGGCTCGGTGACCTCGGTGTCCAATCCGCACATCCACCCTATGGGTTTGGTGATCACCGAACCTTTGCTCTATCTGGCCGAACAGACGGGTGATCCCTACTATCGACAACGGGCCGAGGAGGGCGTGGCGTGGGCCCTGCACACGCTGGAGCTCTACCCGGAGGTTTCTGGCTACGGAGCCTATGGTCTGCTGACCGAGCGGTATTGCCCCAGCGATGGATTGGTCATCGAGCGCTTTGCCGACTCCGGGGCACCCTCGAGTCTGTGGTGGAGCTACAACGCCTGGGCGGCGGCCAATGTGCTGGAGGGGCTGTTGGAGTATCAACGATGGGGCGAAGCGGTTGACTGA
- a CDS encoding PadR family transcriptional regulator: MEKVRKELLQGTLDLLILKALSTGQLHGWDISKRIAVVSKDRLSLKQGSLYPALHRLEGRGWVEAEWGVSEAGRSAKFYRLTTAGRSQLEEEISHWESFAQAMTSVLNMEAAS; encoded by the coding sequence ATGGAAAAAGTTCGCAAAGAGCTCCTGCAAGGCACGCTCGACCTGCTCATTCTCAAGGCCCTCTCCACCGGCCAGCTGCACGGCTGGGACATCTCCAAACGCATCGCCGTCGTCTCCAAGGATCGCCTTTCGCTGAAACAGGGTTCGCTCTATCCTGCGCTGCACCGCCTCGAGGGGCGCGGTTGGGTGGAAGCTGAGTGGGGCGTGTCTGAGGCCGGCCGCAGCGCGAAGTTTTACCGCCTCACCACCGCCGGCCGCAGTCAGTTGGAAGAGGAGATCAGCCACTGGGAATCCTTCGCCCAAGCCATGACCAGCGTGCTCAACATGGAGGCCGCGTCGTGA